One segment of Variovorax sp. PAMC28562 DNA contains the following:
- a CDS encoding OmpA family protein — protein sequence MSAALMLGLTIAGCASTGSAPTTAAQRVDQAVAQVTDALVSQTQSLSGMLDTGRRGVVLDPMIDANSGQQTVSTQLLQGRVSDRIRSKHASLELLPFQRANLDKATYLLTGTLTRQRQVGKSRGALQINLALTDLRKGMVVAQSSAVLRDDELDNTPLAFEQDSPVLPKDQLIEGYARTTVTPAGQPADAYYMQRLPVAPIVSEAGTAYNAGRYEDALNQYNLANATPAGEQLRVLSGIYLASVKLDRAAEADKAFGNIVAFGIANKQLGVKFLFNPGTTVFWSDPKVSGSYGLWLARIAQVSTQANVCMDIVGHTSRTGAESLNDALSLQRAGYIRQRLTGVSGVLGDRTRAAGMGFRENLIGSGTDNAVDALDRRVEFKIVGCDRAG from the coding sequence TTGTCCGCAGCCTTGATGCTCGGCTTGACCATCGCAGGCTGTGCCAGCACCGGGTCGGCACCGACGACTGCAGCGCAACGTGTCGACCAGGCCGTCGCGCAGGTCACCGACGCGCTGGTGTCACAAACGCAATCGTTGTCGGGCATGTTGGACACAGGTCGCCGCGGTGTGGTGCTCGATCCGATGATCGATGCGAACAGTGGGCAGCAGACCGTATCGACGCAGCTGCTGCAAGGTCGTGTTTCGGATCGCATCCGGTCGAAGCACGCGTCGCTTGAGCTGCTGCCGTTTCAACGCGCCAACCTCGACAAGGCCACTTATCTTTTGACGGGCACGCTCACACGTCAGCGGCAGGTCGGCAAGTCACGCGGCGCACTACAGATCAACCTCGCGTTGACCGATTTGCGCAAGGGCATGGTGGTCGCGCAATCGTCGGCCGTGTTGCGCGACGACGAGCTCGACAACACGCCGCTGGCTTTCGAGCAAGACAGCCCGGTGCTGCCCAAAGACCAGCTCATCGAAGGCTATGCGCGCACCACCGTCACGCCGGCCGGGCAGCCGGCCGACGCGTACTACATGCAACGCTTGCCGGTGGCGCCGATCGTGAGCGAGGCCGGCACCGCCTACAACGCGGGCCGCTATGAAGACGCACTGAATCAATACAACCTGGCCAACGCGACACCCGCTGGTGAGCAACTTCGGGTGCTGAGCGGGATCTACCTTGCATCGGTCAAGCTCGATCGCGCCGCCGAAGCCGACAAGGCGTTTGGGAACATCGTCGCTTTCGGCATCGCCAACAAGCAACTCGGGGTGAAGTTTCTTTTCAACCCCGGCACCACCGTGTTCTGGTCCGATCCCAAGGTCAGCGGTTCCTACGGTCTGTGGCTCGCGCGCATCGCGCAGGTCAGTACGCAAGCGAACGTCTGCATGGACATCGTCGGCCACACCAGTCGCACCGGCGCGGAGTCGCTGAACGATGCGCTGTCGCTGCAAAGAGCCGGCTACATCCGCCAGCGCCTGACAGGCGTCTCTGGCGTGCTGGGCGACCGCACGCGCGCGGCCGGCATGGGCTTTCGGGAGAACCTCATCGGCAGCGGAACAGACAACGCGGTCGATGCGCTGGACCGCCGTGTCGAGTTCAAGATCGTCGGCTGCGACCGCGCCGGCTGA
- a CDS encoding serine/threonine protein kinase, protein MTSTRHRIEENGAGAAASAESTKPFEYEITGLIAEGDFGIVYLAFDPSSRERIAIREYLPAALAARSAASPAVVVKSERHVDLYQSGLRSFINEARTLARFDHPAVVKVLRWWEANDTAYMAMPYYEGPTLAQWLADLGHAPDEKQLLDLLHPLLAGLSAMHAVRCLHRDVAPEKIIVSRSGPVLLDLGAARRVIGNIAQTPNAVRQRGFASIEQYGEAPSMKQGPWTDVYALAGVVYAAITGERPMAAIERLMEDRLAPISERAKGRYGVPFLAAIDNALALRPQDRTQTTEAFWAQLNGRETETPSTNSGSSSDNTGTYPTYPAPLEPIEQGAWQSTAETRLDLSEMDPLWSSGAALSATSRGAVRRQGSARYFVIAALCVALVAAVIGGTMFQARHADAEARSALGQKQALKLRQMREAVTRTHTEVSPLPGLPAQAAPPAPSAMTGLATEPKASTLPEPMVISSMASTASAKAKAAAASATVHPTVASRSRCSELLQSASLGPLRAGDTSLLKSECRP, encoded by the coding sequence ATGACGTCGACGCGGCATCGCATCGAGGAAAACGGGGCGGGCGCGGCTGCATCGGCCGAGAGCACGAAGCCGTTCGAATACGAGATCACGGGTCTGATCGCCGAAGGCGACTTCGGCATCGTCTACCTTGCCTTCGATCCTTCTTCAAGAGAGCGCATTGCCATCAGGGAATACCTGCCGGCTGCGCTGGCTGCTCGGTCGGCTGCATCGCCCGCGGTGGTCGTCAAGTCGGAGCGGCATGTCGACCTTTATCAGTCAGGGTTGCGCAGCTTCATCAACGAAGCCCGGACGCTCGCGCGCTTCGATCATCCGGCCGTCGTGAAGGTGCTGCGTTGGTGGGAGGCCAATGACACGGCTTACATGGCCATGCCGTACTACGAAGGCCCGACGCTGGCGCAGTGGCTCGCCGATCTCGGTCACGCTCCGGACGAAAAGCAGCTGCTCGATCTGCTGCACCCGTTGCTTGCCGGGCTTTCCGCGATGCACGCGGTGCGTTGCCTGCACCGCGACGTAGCGCCCGAAAAAATCATCGTATCGCGCAGTGGCCCGGTGTTGCTCGACCTGGGCGCGGCACGTCGCGTTATCGGCAACATCGCGCAGACACCCAATGCTGTGCGCCAGCGCGGCTTTGCCTCCATCGAGCAATACGGCGAGGCGCCGTCGATGAAGCAAGGCCCCTGGACCGACGTGTATGCACTGGCGGGCGTGGTGTACGCAGCGATCACCGGCGAGCGGCCGATGGCCGCGATCGAGCGTTTGATGGAAGACCGGTTGGCGCCGATTTCAGAGCGGGCCAAAGGCCGCTACGGCGTGCCGTTTCTCGCCGCCATCGACAACGCATTGGCGCTGCGACCGCAAGACCGAACGCAAACGACTGAAGCGTTTTGGGCGCAACTGAATGGCCGCGAAACCGAAACGCCATCGACGAACTCCGGTAGCTCATCGGATAACACCGGGACGTATCCGACCTACCCGGCCCCGCTCGAACCGATCGAGCAAGGCGCATGGCAGTCGACTGCTGAGACGCGGCTCGATCTGAGTGAGATGGACCCACTCTGGTCGAGCGGCGCCGCGCTCTCCGCCACATCGCGTGGCGCAGTCCGGCGGCAGGGCAGTGCACGTTACTTCGTGATCGCAGCGCTTTGCGTCGCACTGGTCGCTGCAGTCATCGGCGGCACGATGTTCCAGGCGCGCCATGCCGACGCTGAAGCACGCTCTGCACTCGGGCAGAAACAGGCGTTGAAGTTGAGGCAGATGCGCGAGGCGGTCACGCGCACTCACACGGAGGTCTCTCCGCTTCCTGGACTTCCCGCCCAGGCCGCACCACCTGCGCCGTCCGCAATGACCGGGTTGGCCACGGAGCCAAAGGCGTCGACATTGCCGGAGCCCATGGTGATTTCTTCAATGGCGTCGACCGCATCGGCCAAAGCAAAAGCGGCGGCCGCCAGCGCGACCGTCCATCCAACCGTCGCCTCTCGCAGTAGATGCAGCGAGCTTCTTCAATCCGCTTCGCTCGGACCACTTCGGGCCGGCGATACCTCTCTTCTCAAAAGCGAATGTCGACCATGA